The DNA segment TACCTTAACATCACATtactatttgatttttaaattagtgattctatttttctaattaaatttctagcTAATATTTCGGTTTTAGTATAAAGAACCGTACATTcagtatataagaaataaaagtaaataaattaaaaaaaatctacaagtTATGTactaaattaaagatatttaatagtttacaaatattaaacagtaaaTAGCAATGTTGCAACCGGATCTATTTTTACCTTATATCTGTAGGCGCATTAGTTCGCATAGTTggtttaattcttattaggtaatttttaattcttattttctaagtaatttaactgaattataaaaaaaaaaaacaaagacacGTGTCccttatttaaagaaaattatttagaatacacttaacatagtattaaatatttaaattaggtCAATTAGAATATGACTTAAGTAAACATCATACCAGTGACATGAAactcaaaaataaagaaacacattaaaattaatagaagacagtttttaaaatttcatattaaaaatgtacatttctaaaacaagaatgttataaacaattgtattatatattaaaagtttattaatatttattaaccatTTATAAGACTttcaagaatttttatttttaatttactcaaCAACCTTACAGTAcggcattaaaattatttctatttcatgaattaacattaaaaaatcacaatttttGAAACAAGGTCTGAATAGAACACGATATTCCAgatattaaaaccaaaatcgaaaatattaagataaaagtatttttccaCAAGATCCATTTCCATTTCCCCATATCTTTGTCCCAGAGAAAAACAGTCTCAATAATAACAGGAAATGTAATACCCAGGATCGATAAACATACAGCTCCGACCAGCTCCATAAAGAGTTCTAGTCTAGGTATCGCACAGGCAAGGcccactaaaataaaatattttttgtataaaaatcaaatatattataatccggtcttaatttaaatttcaaggaTTGtacataaatcaaaattattttcacaaaaCATACAAACTTTAGTCATCTAACAACCatatagttatttaactttataattttgaatttaaataaatccaaGTCACTTTGTGTATgctttaatactttatattcagtttatgatcaaattaaataaattaagaaacctATTTTCGAATTGCGTATAAAACACGAATTTATTGatcatgaaaatgttttttacattatcagTTACTCAAACAATCGTATGGTGTAAAGAAAATGATtggaaaaagttaaataaacaaaaaaatataaacaagtcTTACCGGTGAAAACTGTACCCGCCAACCTTATACAAGCAACACAAATCCTAtgattattttcatgaaatttattttttatcctcTTCCAAAGAATTTCTAAAGGCACGTAGAATATTAATGCGTAGGAGAGTAACATAACACAAGCAACTAAAATCTTTGCTACTTGTGCtaaactaaaaacaaaaatagagTATAATATAGGGAACACactgtttgaaatatattgttgtaaaACTCACATTTCATCATGAGGCAGATTGAGTGTCAAACTACCCCTTACGTCTTCACCGAAACTTAAATATCCTGTGAATCCGACAAAAGCAAATAAAGCGACCACAGCACTCATAGCTATTGTTAAGACTCCCGGACATCCGAGGAATTGATTCGGcttcaacatttcattttcaatcGGCATCACCACTCCAATGCCTTCCATAGCAAATAAACTTGTGCTAAAATTGATCACAATATGCATTTTATTCAgattatcaatttgttaatattttataaaaatatataatataccttATAAAGTTAACGAATCCAGAGAAAGATGTAGATAAATTCCGTTTCGAAAGCGGTTGTGATTTTCGCAAACAGTAATATAACGATATACAAATAGAGGTGAGCCATACAAAATTTGCAAATGTTGAGAATGGGACCAAGTACTTCAGTTTCGTGATTTGTGTGAGCGGTATTAACACAATCAGGGTCAGAGCACAGAATGCCGATACTGACCACGATGGACCACAATACTCATCAGAAACCTGCAGGAAttacaaagaataaatattctatgtgattgttttaattactaacTAATATTACCATACTTGTTTAAAACTCTCAGCAACAACCACGATATATACACAGCAAGCTCCTAAATGTGTGACAGCCAGAGAACAATCTGCTAGAAATCTAAAACAGAGTAGCATAActaaagcaaaaatttaaaagtgtgAATATTCTTCCCTTGCaacattttaaacttcaaGGTACTTTTACCTGGCTATAGAGGCAAATTTTTGGACCGATTTTGGTCCATTTTTGAAAACTGAATAGCAAGTTTCAGAATATCCTAAACATGGTCTTTTAATATCTACACATAGAGCTTGTGATGTTTTTACCTGGAATAAAATAGAGTCACtgcttttaataaagaatatgaatgccattttaaaaaacgaatTCAAGATAATCTCTTAAATCGTATTGAATCAATTTGTATAGACATAAATTCTATCTCTGAAAGtattttgcaaattaatttatagctaAGTTATAAACAAAGTAGACATCGCCTTGGGTAACTTAACCGCTATTGagctgaataataaaattttgttcattgACAACTGTTTTAGCCTTGTAAACATTGTTTCCACCATTTACATAACAACTTTATTTTACTCTGAAGGGATAGTTTCTTACAAattcagaattattttttgaaaataataacaaaactcttacagaaaaaaaaaattttcgtttCTTGAAAACGGTTTAAATATATGCCTCTAAGAGGACTCCATCCCATCGAAAATTTCTTTTAGTAAATTTGTAtcattaaaggaaataaaacataaataattttgacaaatgtggtaataattgaaaagcagttaagttacatttaatattattcaagtaAAAACATGACTTGAAGGAAACTTACAAATATATGAGTTACGTGAACGCAAATCAGACCAACAAATATTGTTCCAATAATTCCAGTGATGAGTCCAGCATTCTTGAACGCCACTGGCATCGCTAAAACACCTGAACTCAAAGAAGCTTTAAGAAGGTGGGCCAGAGCTCCGAAACTTCTGAAACACAAATAGCAGATCTAATGAAGAtccttttcaatatttcaatgaaaaatgaattatttttccaatttcatacaaaactgAATCAAGTTcacttaaagtaaaaaaatcatatattttttcccaaTTGCATAATTTGAACCATAGccgtttcatataaaacaaacaattaaatttgacactgtttatataacaaaacgttaataatattgtcttaCGACGTGTTTGACTCCCGCGGTCTATGTTCGGCTGGTACATAACGATTAACATCTTCCTTTGCATCATTATCTGTTATCTCTGTCCTGAAAACAAACACCAAACTTATTTCCTTCTTCCTTGAACACATAATTTTACTATGAACAACAAAACCTTATATCTCTCAGAACACTTTGAGTACTCGTAATTGTTTGTGTTTCATTCATAGTCAAACTGAAAACTTCCACAACACGATTAcaagcttataaaatattggtgTAATATAATCATTCCGTGGGACAATAAACACTGAATGAACAGTCGCTGAAGCAAGCGTATATCACAAAGTGAAACCACTTCTATCTAATAATAAGAAGAAAATAGATTCAAACACTTGAATAGAGTACATaccaataaaaacaaatgtggATAAACAATGTCAATACTGAAGTTCGAACTGGCAATTTATGGTACATTGATAGTTTGACCTCAATCAGTTCAGTTCAGTGCTGAGGTGATGAAAGTGGTGTTATTCGTTGCATCAGCATCATAATTAGATATCAATTTTGTTCATCAATAGATTGATCAAtgcaaaaatagaaaaattaaagttactcACACAAACATACTCGTATGGATCATAATTGCTAAAAAGGTTTTggcatagaataaaaaaaaaatattttcacgcATTGTTCTCTAAAACTCTATGaattattttcctttgaaGCAACTACTCGGGCTTAATGCAACTAtagtaattacataaataatctctcatttataaagaaattccAACCGCGCAACTCCCTGAAAtcttttttcagttttatattaaatctatcatatatatatatatatcacgaAAAGAGAAAaacgaattatttttgtaataattgtacaaaggaaaatataaatatgttttctgATCTTACATATTTAGGTACAATTTCATGTCCTTTTTGTGAACACAACGGCTTTATCGCACTTCAAAGAAAAATCAAATTGAAGCAAAAAATAGTGTAATGAAATCTGTTTACTTAAAATCGGTACTAATCGATGAAACGTAAATGTTACAGTAGAGGGCAGTAAACAAAGAATATCTCACCATACACctacatatttcaaattaagtgaggattttatacatatgtatgtacatatatttttataatcaaattatatttcatgtgTAAGTTACTAATTGAAgacaatttttgaaattattgagtaagaaaaatattttttgtttataataattaattaatgaattaaaatttcgatTACCTGTTCAAGTTTTGGTATGCTCGTAGGACAGTTGTTACTAAACTactgcttttttttaaatcatagtCTAATATAtggattattattaacatccaAATCGTAGTAACAGTACTCGGAGATTAGTTGCGTTAACCATATTTAAACTTCccattatctttaaattacttattgaaATACTCTGCATAAGCATGGGCTGATTCGGCTTGGGAAGTACCACCTTCTCACAGAAGaacggcgtgaagtagcctttaatggctgtgTTTCGTCGATGAGTGAAAGAGTTGCCCAGTTGCCATTTTCCATTTACTACCCTTTCCTCCCCTGGGATGTTAATGTGTGGAATGATTTTCTGTCTTGCATCAGCTTAAGTCCGTTTTGAGGTGTTGAGCATTTTTCATTGACATTGAGTCCAGGGGGACGCGACGAAACAGTTCACCGCTGGTAGCGCGTTGGTCCGTAGGTGACCTGAACCTAGTCTGTCCCGGTCTAAGAGGCTGACAAACTGCCAACGAAAAAAGCCCATCGGTTTTTCCCTGTGCTAAGTAGAAGACCGGAGTGGAACCCAGTTTGCAACAGTGGGTCGGATCGAAGGCCCTTCCATGTCCAGTGCCAGTGACATACAAAACTTGACCATCAGTTCAGATGGCATGTACAACGCTCTTTAACAGAATGGTTAGTGGTCCATCAGCATCCTTCTATTATCCTCTTCacctgataaaaataatatggctatcaaaaaaaaacaataaaggtTTTTACAGCGGCACCCCTTTCCACATTAATAgtgaacttttaaaatataagggGTATACACTTCAATCTTAATGCTACCCATCATCTCCTAGACACGACAAGCCGACCATGTTATTTCTGACCGAGATACAAATATCTAATCCTCGAGATTCGTCTTATCTGCATTGAGCTGGTTGCAGACTTGAGCGCCTATTTCTAAAGCGGAGTGGGCTGTACTTATACGTCATGGAGGATATTTGTTGTCAACAGATTCGAAGATAAAGACATGTCAGTGATGTGGGTGCAAGTGGACTACGGTAGCTCAGACCGTATCTAAGCGTACCATAGTAGTAACCGTATCTAAGCGTACCATAGTAGTCCCATAGTAGTAACACCGAGATCAACCGTTTTTTTGGACACGTCCAGGAGGCTTTATCCCAGAGCAGAGGTAGTGATCCTACGTAACTTCAACACCCACCATTGTGAATGTTTAGGATACTACGCTGGAAAAgcttcaaaaattttactctGGCTTATGGTCTTACTCAACTAGTACCAAAACACACTCGGATCCCTATTGTTGAGGACCAAACCCTCCTCGTTGGACTTTCTTCTGCCTGGACTGCTATTGGGTTTCCTTCAATACACCCCTTGGGTCATCTAACCTCTGCCTAGTCAGTGCAAACAACCACTCCCCGTCCACCTTGGGAGACGCATTGTATGGCACTATATTCTGCAGGAAATGCAATGTTTCATCCTCAGCTCACTCTCTTATGCTTCTGGCACAGTTCCGTCTTCATGGAAAGTGGCCAATGTTCACTATATTCTCAAGAAGGGTGACAGCACAGATCCTTCCAATTACAGGCCTATCGCGATTACGTCCCTGCTCTCAAAGGTGATGGAGtgaattatcaataattaacTTTTGGGTTATCTAGAAAATAACCAGCTTATTTGTGACCATCAgggttattaaatttagtcaTCTCACGTATTGATAGGCGAAAGCCATTGAGAACAAAGGGGAGACCGCAGCGGTCAGCCTTGATATCGCAAAGGCCTTTGATCGTGTCGGGCATCTCGCACTTTTATCGAAATTAACATCATAAGTACTGCCGTACTTAATTATGCAACTGGGCAACCAGCTTCTTTTACGGGCGGAGAATACAGGTTGTTCTTAACAGATCATGCTCGGAACCCACGCCATTAACTATGGCATACCCCAAAGCTCAGTATTATCTAGAACACTATTCATTCTCCATATCAAC comes from the Danaus plexippus chromosome 15, MEX_DaPlex, whole genome shotgun sequence genome and includes:
- the LOC116766495 gene encoding proton-coupled amino acid transporter-like protein pathetic — translated: MNETQTITSTQSVLRDIRTEITDNDAKEDVNRYVPAEHRPRESNTSSFGALAHLLKASLSSGVLAMPVAFKNAGLITGIIGTIFVGLICVHVTHIFVKTSQALCVDIKRPCLGYSETCYSVFKNGPKSVQKFASIARFLADCSLAVTHLGACCVYIVVVAESFKQVSDEYCGPSWSVSAFCALTLIVLIPLTQITKLKYLVPFSTFANFVWLTSICISLYYCLRKSQPLSKRNLSTSFSGFVNFISTSLFAMEGIGVVMPIENEMLKPNQFLGCPGVLTIAMSAVVALFAFVGFTGYLSFGEDVRGSLTLNLPHDEILAQVAKILVACVMLLSYALIFYVPLEILWKRIKNKFHENNHRICVACIRLAGTVFTVGLACAIPRLELFMELVGAVCLSILGITFPVIIETVFLWDKDMGKWKWILWKNTFILIFSILVLISGISCSIQTLFQKL